Within bacterium, the genomic segment TGCGCGCGAAGGCCGGCATCGACGGCGCGCGCGCGGAGCTGCGGATCGCCCGGCTCGAGCAGTCGCGGGTCCTGCAGGACCGCGAGCTCGCGGTGCAGCAGGCGGCCCTCTCGCTGCAGAACGCGCTCGCGGCCCTGGAGGGGGCGCGGGAGACCGTACGCCTCGCGCAGGAGACCTACCGCCTGGCGACGGTGCGGCTGGAGAACGGCATCGGCACGCCGCTGGAACGCTTGGATGCGGAACTGGCCCTTTCGACGGCGCGGGCGCACCTCGCCTCCGCCCTCCACTCATCGAACCTCGCCCGGGCCGCCCTGGATCTCGCGGTCGGCGACGGAGGTACGGCATCATGAAGAAGCGCATCATCCTGATCGTCGCCCTGGTGGTGGTCGCGGTGGCGTTCGCCGTCCGCTTCCAGGCCCTGGGCCGGACGCAGGCGCCGGCCAGCCTCGAGTCGGCGCAGGCCGCCGCCGGCAAGCCGGTGGAGGTCGAGAGCGCCGAGCGCGGGGACCTGGAGAGCTGGGTCTCGCTCGCGGGCACGGTCGAGGGGGTCGTGCAGTACGCGGTGACCTCGACCAACGCGTTGCGCATCGTCGCCATCCCGGTACGCGAGGGGGACCGTGTGCGGGCGGGCGACGTGATCGTGAGGCTGGCGCGCGAAGCGCCGACGCCGATGGTCCACAGCTACGCGCGGGCGCAGGCCACCTACGACAACACGCTCAAGGACGTGCAACGGCTGCGCTCGCTGCACGCCCAGGGCGCGATCAGCGACCAGTCGCTGGATCAGGCAGAGACCAGGCTCAAGGTGGCCGCGGCCGACCTGCAGGATGTCGAGGGCAGCACCTCGCTGATCGCGGCGCAGGGCGGCGTCGTGACGGGCATCGTGATCAACCCGGGCGACACCGCCGAATCGGGCAAGCCGCTGGTCTGGATCGCGCGCACCGACGACGTGAAGGTGTGCTTCACCGCGGGCAGCCGGCAGGCGCAGGAGCTGGCGCCGGGCCAGACGGCCCTCTGGACGGATCCCGATGGCGCCGACCTCGCGGGCACCGTCGCCAGGCTCGACCTGCGCGCCGATCCCAAGACGCACCTGCT encodes:
- a CDS encoding efflux RND transporter periplasmic adaptor subunit encodes the protein MKKRIILIVALVVVAVAFAVRFQALGRTQAPASLESAQAAAGKPVEVESAERGDLESWVSLAGTVEGVVQYAVTSTNALRIVAIPVREGDRVRAGDVIVRLAREAPTPMVHSYARAQATYDNTLKDVQRLRSLHAQGAISDQSLDQAETRLKVAAADLQDVEGSTSLIAAQGGVVTGIVINPGDTAESGKPLVWIARTDDVKVCFTAGSRQAQELAPGQTALWTDPDGADLAGTVARLDLRADPKTHLLAGEALFPNPDGRLVPGLLVSIRVRTGVRAGVVRVPAAALVDGPALFVVGDDGVAHKRPVTTGTSADGVVEITSGLAAGERVVRFGQSRLADGDRVKTVED